In the genome of Notamacropus eugenii isolate mMacEug1 chromosome 5, mMacEug1.pri_v2, whole genome shotgun sequence, one region contains:
- the PINLYP gene encoding phospholipase A2 inhibitor and Ly6/PLAUR domain-containing protein isoform X2 has translation MRITRNPQLGLLALSLLCTLLPLGGKESLYTSKNCMKYKDCYSGFISTTLLHEEHMVSNSYCCQEDGCNQGSIPTPKDNRTLNGLRCPSCMAAFQETCPGDEMVQCMGHETQCVYFSGTVQTGIINTKFAMRGCATKSACCAKVGTEVPSVTYTYELRRADCVPAPQAPGRAEKKLLS, from the exons ATGAGGATCACCAGGAACCCCCAGCTGGGCCTGTTGGCCCTCAGCCTGCTCTGTACCCTTTTGCCCCTTG GAGGCAAAGAGTCCCTGTACACCTCAAAAAACTGCATGAAGTACAAGGACTGTTACTCCGGCTTCATCTCCACCACTCTGCTGCATGAGGAGCACATGGTGTCCAACTCCTATTGTTGCCAGGAGGATGGCTGTAACCAGGGCAGCATTCCAA ccCCGAAGGACAACAGAACACTGAACGGACTCCGCTGCCCATCCTGTATGGCGGCCTTCCAAGAAACCTGCCCCGGGGACGAGATGGTCCAGTGCATGGGGCACGAGACACAGTGCGTCTACTTCTCCGGGACGGTGCAGACAG GAATCATCAACACCAAATTTGCCATGCGTGGATGTGCCACCAAGAGCGCCTGCTGCGCCAAGGTTGGTACTGAGGTGCCTTCGGTGACTTACACCTACGAACTCCGGAGGGCCGACTGTGTCCCTGCCCCCCAAGCCCCAGGCAGGGCGGAGAAAAAGCTACTGTCTTAG
- the PINLYP gene encoding phospholipase A2 inhibitor and Ly6/PLAUR domain-containing protein isoform X1, with protein sequence MRITRNPQLGLLALSLLCTLLPLAQSLYCEVCKESGPACTGKLKLCEAEKDACVIIVGLSTTGGKESLYTSKNCMKYKDCYSGFISTTLLHEEHMVSNSYCCQEDGCNQGSIPTPKDNRTLNGLRCPSCMAAFQETCPGDEMVQCMGHETQCVYFSGTVQTGIINTKFAMRGCATKSACCAKVGTEVPSVTYTYELRRADCVPAPQAPGRAEKKLLS encoded by the exons ATGAGGATCACCAGGAACCCCCAGCTGGGCCTGTTGGCCCTCAGCCTGCTCTGTACCCTTTTGCCCCTTG CTCAGTCTCTGTATTGTGAGGTGTGTAAGGAATCAGGACCTGCCTGCACCGGCAAATTGAAGCTCTGTGAGGCTGAGAAGGATGCCTGTGTAATCATTGTGGGGTTGTCCACCACAG GAGGCAAAGAGTCCCTGTACACCTCAAAAAACTGCATGAAGTACAAGGACTGTTACTCCGGCTTCATCTCCACCACTCTGCTGCATGAGGAGCACATGGTGTCCAACTCCTATTGTTGCCAGGAGGATGGCTGTAACCAGGGCAGCATTCCAA ccCCGAAGGACAACAGAACACTGAACGGACTCCGCTGCCCATCCTGTATGGCGGCCTTCCAAGAAACCTGCCCCGGGGACGAGATGGTCCAGTGCATGGGGCACGAGACACAGTGCGTCTACTTCTCCGGGACGGTGCAGACAG GAATCATCAACACCAAATTTGCCATGCGTGGATGTGCCACCAAGAGCGCCTGCTGCGCCAAGGTTGGTACTGAGGTGCCTTCGGTGACTTACACCTACGAACTCCGGAGGGCCGACTGTGTCCCTGCCCCCCAAGCCCCAGGCAGGGCGGAGAAAAAGCTACTGTCTTAG